The proteins below are encoded in one region of Thunnus maccoyii chromosome 24, fThuMac1.1, whole genome shotgun sequence:
- the LOC121892218 gene encoding SLIT and NTRK-like protein 5 — translation MHIWILKIIFLIASSLRLVEMYDNYGEICRNLCTCEEKEGILTVSCENRGIIRLTEISPVHFSMYHLLLTGNLLKKLSVNDFINYTGVTILHLGNNDISEIESGAFNGLQGLKRLHLNNNKIEVLRDDTFAGLESLEYLQIDYNYITNIESNALSKLHQLTVMILNDNLLSVLPPNIFRNVPLTHLDLRGNRLKMFPYIGLLEHMDKVVELQLEENPWNCSCELIALKAWLESIAYTALVGEVVCETPFRLHGRDLDEVSKQELCPRRPPEDTVRPAPPSSTNGYYQTTPAAVTASATSSAVFRSSSRPTKGTRQFNRTRVKPTSRIPGGNPYNYGPIIAFQTKSPVPLDCPTACTCNLQISEIGLNVNCQERKIESISDLKPKPYNPKKMYLTGNYIPVVRRSDFVDATGLDLLHLGNNRITLIHDRAFGDLTNLRRLYLNGNLMDRLTGEMFFGLQNLQYLYLEYNKIKEIDAGTFRYLPNLQLLFLNNNLLKTLPVGIFSSLSLSRLNLRNNHFQKLPVSGVLDQLKLLVQIDLFENPWDCSCDIVGMKIWLEQLSAGTVVNEVVCETPKRHTGLDLRSIQSEQLCPDYSEAYVSPTPPTDEPMDDRIVTTDAPQNFNKSSSTVPLSVLILSLLLVFIMSVFVAAGLFVVVMKKRKKSQSDRTSTNNSDVSSFNLQYSLYSNRSGPKVKAPAGHVYEYIPHPMGHMCKNPIYRSREGNTVEDYRDLHELKVTYRSTPDEERDSSTMRSPTYSVSTIEPRENPSPVQDADHFFRGILDPDKQSPHQSIPSIPAGANLEYKYTGPVSYTYNPNFDVRRQFLHPERIRETVLYGTAPSTVYVEPNRNEYLELKAKLQSEPDYLEVLEKQTTFSQF, via the coding sequence ATGCATATCTGGATCCTAAAAATAATCTTTCTGATTGCATCATCTCTGAGGCTGGTCGAGATGTATGACAATTATGGGGAAATCTGTCGAAACCTGTGTACATGCGAGGAGAAGGAAGGGATCCTGACAGTGAGCTGTGAGAACCGGGGAATCATCAGACTGACAGAGATCAGCCCAGTCCATTTCTCCATGTACCACCTCCTGCTGACAGGGAACCTCCTGAAGAAGCTGTCAGTCAATGATTTCATCAATTACACCGGGGTGACCATCCTGCACTTGGGGAACAATGATATCTCTGAGATAGAGTCAGGTGCCTTCAATGGACTCCAGGGATTAAAAAGGTTGCACCTCAATAACAACAAGATTGAAGTTCTGAGGGATGACACCTTTGCAGGACTGGAGAGTTTGGAATACCTACAGATTGATTATAATTACATCACCAATATAGAGTCCAATGCCTTGAGCAAACTACACCAACTGACAGTGATGATTTTGAACGACAACCTTCTCTCAGTCCTGCCTCCGAATATCTTCCGGAATGTTCCCCTTACGCACTTGGACCTGAGGGGGAACCGGTTAAAAATGTTCCCCTACATCGGCCTCCTGGAGCACATGGATAAAGTTGTGGAATTACAACTGGAGGAGAATCCGTGGAATTGCTCCTGCGAGCTCATTGCTCTGAAGGCTTGGCTGGAGAGTATAGCCTATACAGCTCTGGTGGGAGAAGTGGTGTGCGAGACGCCGTTCAGGCTCCATGGTAGGGACCTGGATGAGGTGTCAAAGCAGGAACTCTGCCCAAGAAGACCCCCGGAAGACACGGTGAGGCCTGCACCCCCTAGCAGCACCAATGGATATTACCAAACCACTCCTGCTGCTGTCACAGCCTCTGCCACCTCCTCAGCTGTTTTTAGGTCCTCTTCTAGGCCTACCAAGGGCACACGGCAATTTAACAGAACTAGGGTAAAGCCTACTTCACGAATACCAGGTGGTAACCCTTACAACTACGGCCCCATCATTGCTTTTCAGACCAAATCTCCTGTGCCTTTGGACTGCCCCACTGCCTGCACGTGTAATCTGCAGATATCTGAAATTGGGCTAAATGTCAACTGCCAAGAGAGAAAGATTGAAAGCATTTCTGATCTAAAACCCAAGCCATACAAtcctaaaaaaatgtatctcaCTGGAAATTACATCCCTGTGGTACGGAGATCAGATTTTGTCGATGCCACTGGATTGGATTTGCTTCACCTGGGAAACAACAGGATAACTCTGATCCATGACCGAGCTTTTGGGGATTTAACCAACCTGCGTAGGCTGTATTTAAATGGTAATCTCATGGACAGGCTTACAggagaaatgttttttggtttgcAGAACTTGCAGTATCTTTATTTAGAGTACAACAAAATTAAGGAGATTGATGCGGGCACTTTCCGCTACCTTCCTAATCTCCAGCTGCTTTTCCTCAACAATAACCTCCTGAAAACCTTACCTGTGGGCATCTTTTCCAGCCTCTCCTTGTCTAGGCTTAATCTGCGCAACAACCATTTCCAAAAGCTGCCTGTGAGTGGTGTTTTAGATCAGTTAAAGCTGCTGGTGCAGATAGATCTGTTTGAAAACCCCTGGGACTGCTCCTGTGACATAGTGGGGATGAAGATATGGCTTGAGCAGCTCAGCGCAGGCACTGTGGTTAACGAGGTTGTGTGTGAGACGCCCAAACGCCACACAGGATTGGACCTGCGCTCGATCCAGTCGGAGCAGCTCTGCCCAGACTACTCTGAAGCCTATGTCTCACCAACTCCCCCTACCGATGAGCCCATGGATGACCGGATCGTCACCACGGACGCTCCACAGAACTTCAACAAGTCCAGCAGCACTGtccccctctctgtcctcatcCTCAGCCTCCTGCTTGTTTTCATCATGTCTGTCTTTGTGGCCGCAGGGCTGTTTGTTGTAGTGATGAAAAAGCGCAAAAAGTCACAGAGTGACCGCACTAGCACCAACAATTCAGACGTCAGCTCTTTTAATTTGCAGTACAGCCTCTACAGCAACCGCTCTGGCCCTAAAGTTAAGGCCCCCGCTGGCCACGTCTACGAGTATATTCCACATCCCATGGGCCATATGTGCAAAAACCCCATTTACAGGTCAAGGGAAGGAAACACAGTAGAGGATTACCGTGACCTCCACGAGCTCAAGGTCACATACAGGAGTACCCCGGATGAGGAGAGGGATAGCAGTACGATGAGGAGCCCTACGTACAGTGTTAGCACCATCGAGCCGCGTGAAAACCCCTCCCCTGTCCAGGATGCAGACCATTTCTTCAGAGGCATCCTTGACCCCGATAAGCAGTCTCCCCATCAGTCCATCCCATCCATCCCTGCAGGTGCCAATTTAGAGTACAAGTACACAGGGCCTGTGTCGTACACGTACAACCCAAATTTTGATGTCAGACGTCAGTTCTTGCACCCGGAGAGGATAAGAGAAACAGTGCTCTATGGCACAGCACCCAGTACTGTTTATGTTGAGCCCAACAGAAATGAGTATTTGGAGTTAAAAGCTAAACTGCAGTCTGAGCCCGATTACCTCGAAGTTCTTGAGAAACAGACCACCTTTAGCCAGTTTTGA